One genomic region from Spirosoma sp. KCTC 42546 encodes:
- a CDS encoding efflux RND transporter periplasmic adaptor subunit, whose protein sequence is MKKYPFAFASSLLRNWQRLIDDNKNVRAYPTGLVVCPASIYMAKSVRAWAMIVTMGFIAVNGLSSCSSTAQKSEASEPTKERQETNLLATAAFDTAKYENARNELNLTGKITFNQDQVVKVFPLVGGHIETLKADLGDYVKKGQTLAVIRSGDLADLEQQSVEAKGQLSVAQKNLQVAEDMTKAGLSSQRELVASQEQLLAAKGEVNRVSERRRIVGGNGAVYVVKAPVSGFIVEKSASQGMELRSDDPENLFTISNLDHVWVLANVYESDLANVKEGDQATITTLSYPDKIFHGRIDKIFNVLDPDSKTLKVRVTLDNADYRLKPEMFANVSVTYAGHDKRIAIPAKAVVFDKNRNFVVMVNNKNQPLVREVDIYKSIGPKTYLSGGLTPGDRVVTNNQLLIYNALGN, encoded by the coding sequence ATGAAAAAATACCCATTTGCCTTTGCTTCCTCACTGCTCCGTAATTGGCAGAGGCTTATAGACGATAATAAAAACGTACGAGCGTATCCAACTGGGTTAGTTGTTTGCCCAGCCTCTATTTATATGGCTAAGTCAGTACGAGCCTGGGCAATGATCGTTACAATGGGCTTTATAGCTGTAAACGGACTAAGTAGCTGTAGTAGTACCGCGCAAAAATCCGAAGCAAGTGAACCAACCAAAGAGCGTCAGGAAACGAATTTACTTGCCACAGCCGCCTTCGATACAGCTAAGTATGAGAATGCCCGCAATGAATTGAATTTGACAGGTAAAATTACCTTCAATCAGGATCAGGTTGTAAAGGTATTTCCTCTGGTAGGTGGGCATATAGAAACTCTCAAGGCTGATTTAGGCGACTATGTTAAAAAGGGACAGACCCTGGCTGTAATTCGGTCGGGCGATTTGGCCGATTTAGAACAACAGAGTGTAGAAGCAAAGGGGCAATTATCGGTAGCTCAGAAAAACCTGCAGGTTGCGGAAGACATGACTAAAGCGGGTCTGAGCTCCCAGCGCGAATTGGTGGCCAGTCAGGAACAACTGCTGGCGGCTAAAGGCGAAGTAAACCGTGTGAGTGAACGACGCCGGATTGTAGGCGGTAATGGTGCCGTTTATGTAGTAAAGGCCCCAGTGAGCGGTTTTATCGTCGAAAAATCTGCATCTCAAGGTATGGAACTTCGCTCCGACGATCCCGAGAACCTGTTCACGATCTCAAATCTAGACCACGTCTGGGTATTGGCGAATGTGTACGAGTCCGACCTTGCGAATGTCAAAGAAGGAGATCAGGCAACCATAACAACCCTCTCCTACCCGGATAAAATCTTTCATGGCCGAATCGATAAAATCTTCAATGTTCTCGACCCCGACAGTAAAACCCTGAAAGTCCGTGTAACGCTGGATAATGCAGACTACCGACTTAAGCCGGAGATGTTTGCGAATGTAAGCGTTACCTACGCGGGGCACGACAAACGGATAGCGATTCCGGCAAAGGCTGTCGTATTTGATAAAAACCGCAACTTCGTGGTCATGGTTAACAACAAAAACCAGCCTCTGGTACGCGAAGTAGACATCTATAAATCCATTGGGCCGAAAACATATTTATCCGGTGGGTTAACACCCGGTGATCGGGTTGTAACGAACAATCAGCTGCTGATTTACAACGCACTCGGGAATTAA
- a CDS encoding YtxH domain-containing protein: MRSTRDFLTGIITGVVIGLLTAPRSGKETREKLTEEASKRTGDLKDQWEKGVSQVKEGYEQAVSQVNQYTDKAKEQFNQYKDQAQATFSKDQLKSDYNDKVDELADDAKSGIDNAKSSVKAS; the protein is encoded by the coding sequence ATGAGAAGCACACGAGATTTTCTGACCGGCATTATTACCGGTGTTGTTATTGGTCTTCTAACAGCTCCCCGAAGCGGTAAAGAAACACGCGAAAAACTGACTGAAGAAGCCAGCAAACGCACAGGCGATTTGAAGGACCAATGGGAAAAAGGAGTATCTCAGGTGAAAGAGGGGTACGAGCAGGCGGTAAGTCAGGTAAATCAGTATACCGACAAAGCTAAAGAACAGTTCAACCAGTATAAAGACCAAGCACAGGCGACTTTTAGTAAAGATCAGCTCAAGAGTGATTATAACGATAAAGTTGACGAATTAGCCGACGATGCCAAATCAGGTATTGATAATGCAAAATCTTCAGTAAAAGCAAGCTAA
- a CDS encoding YtxH domain-containing protein has protein sequence MKSLPGVLVGLAVGAVIGILLAPESGQKTRKRISSESDSFFKDLQDQLQSGLDSIKSQYNEYVDSAAGKTQDLVSQAKKKAKQ, from the coding sequence ATGAAATCACTACCAGGAGTTTTAGTGGGATTAGCAGTTGGCGCAGTTATTGGTATTCTGCTTGCTCCAGAGAGCGGCCAAAAGACGCGTAAACGTATCTCGTCTGAGTCAGATTCGTTCTTTAAAGACTTACAGGACCAACTACAGTCTGGCCTGGATAGCATAAAAAGTCAATATAACGAATATGTTGATTCGGCTGCCGGAAAAACACAGGATCTGGTTAGTCAGGCCAAGAAGAAAGCAAAGCAATAG
- a CDS encoding response regulator → MGQQYRPVAINTAPLAKRVLIVDDEADICLLLSGLLRRLGYQPTCAHFIEEGRQCLHTQKFDAIFLDLNLPDGLGFDLLPFIKEDQTEAKVIMISAFDGQAERRRATEQGADYFIGKPFTRRSVEMALQTIQV, encoded by the coding sequence ATGGGACAACAATACAGGCCGGTCGCCATCAATACAGCACCTCTTGCAAAACGCGTATTGATTGTTGATGATGAAGCCGATATCTGTCTGTTGCTATCAGGGTTGTTACGTCGCCTGGGCTATCAGCCTACCTGCGCCCATTTTATTGAAGAAGGACGTCAGTGCCTCCATACACAGAAATTCGACGCTATTTTTCTAGATTTAAATTTGCCCGATGGACTTGGGTTTGATTTATTGCCATTCATCAAAGAAGATCAAACCGAAGCTAAGGTTATTATGATCAGTGCCTTTGATGGACAGGCTGAACGTCGGCGGGCTACTGAGCAAGGAGCTGATTATTTTATTGGTAAACCCTTTACTCGCCGTTCGGTAGAGATGGCTTTGCAAACCATTCAGGTTTGA
- a CDS encoding lmo0937 family membrane protein has translation MGNLLYTIAVILIIIWLLGFLGVLGTGIASGNLIHILLVIAVIAIILRLIQGRGV, from the coding sequence ATGGGAAACCTTCTTTACACTATAGCCGTGATTTTGATCATTATCTGGCTCCTGGGCTTTCTAGGCGTGTTAGGAACAGGTATTGCTAGTGGTAATTTAATTCATATTCTACTAGTGATTGCGGTGATTGCGATTATTCTACGCTTAATACAGGGGCGCGGGGTGTGA